ACATCACTGGTGGTAATAGACCATGTTGTTATTGAGGTAGTTAAGTGTGCCTCAGGCAGCTGTACTTGGAAGTTCTTGTGAAATAAGTTTCCCACACTAAACGCGACCATTTTGATTATTGCTTTGTTTACTGTACACTTATGATTAATATCACCCTTTTTGGAGCATTTCTGCTGGTATAACTTATTCGGTTATTTTTAATTGCATCACCAGGCCAATGTGTCTGTTTAAATTCTGTTTCCTGCTACCTGAGATACGTTTTTGTTACCAATAACATATCTCGGTTATTGGGTCTGGTGTTTGTCTGTCCCCATATCTCCTGGAGATTTGTGTGCTTAATTCTTAACTGCCAcccagtatttatttttatttttgatgttaCCATGgtctgcttttttgttttgttggactgTCGTTAATTTACGATgcctaatttctttttttccttcttttttcatcTTGTTCAAACAGTCAGTTGTTGTTTGTGGTCACATTCACAACGTTCCTTGTCAACTGCGTGGAGTATGACGTCCTGTTTGCCAATCGAGTGGTCAACCACACCGGGCCGGGCCAGAACCCCTTGGACAGGAACAAGGTCTCTCTTCCAGATGCCATCCTCCCTAGTCAGCAGTGCACTCAGAGGTAATCCATTTTAATACAGGTTCATTGAGAGCTCTAGGCTGTGAAAGTgtattttgtttcactttggGGGCAAAGTGAGTAGAAACGTCAAGGTGAATTAATTGAAAAGGCTAAACGGTCACTTAACAGGATGTGCCCATCCTCTCATTCCAGCCAGTTTGATTAGATGCTTTGTCCTCAAGCAGACGTGGGCTTGGATATTATTAGAGCCCCTTTAGAGACAAGCCTTCAGAGGGGTTTTCATTTGTCTGGCTTAATACAGTTGTAATCAGACTTTCAGACTTAATTTCTTATTGGATTGTGGCTTCAGACTGCAAGATACAGTCGCATTTGCATAGAGAGAATATGGAACAGTAGACTATTTAGCTGTGTCCCGTGGGGCTCTTGATTTAATGGTGGGCAATGTCTCTTTAAGCTCTATTATTAACTGTGAGCACTCTAAGCAATGGTCTTAGCAGAACCGGTCTTGTCTGAGTATCCAttgcttgtttttattcttaaacTGTTGTCCCAAAAGAAGAAACTTTAACGCAATGCGACCCAAATGTTACGTTTTATATTATCCTTTTTGAAGACATCTGCCAAATTAaacatattcattttttttggggtggggagggggggggtgttaaTGCCAGTGGTAATAGCAGATTACAAGCTAACATTAGGTTTTGGATTTGTtttggggaagaaaaaaaaatgatatccccaaaaaaaaagcagaatgtTTAATAACTAAAGTTAACTTGAAGTACAAGTGACTTGTGTCTCTTTctatgaaatgtatttctttctcaGTTTTGTTGTTGAGCTTCGACTTGCCTCATTCCTATAATGGTTACTTAGAGgaaagtatgtgtgtactgtgttgAGACCGGCAACAGGAAAGTGTAATTGATAGCTTTGGTGAGGTATAACTGTCCAGCCGGGATACTGACAACTCGGCAGAGCCAGAAAGCTGACAACCCCACAtgacaccaacacacagacattcTCCAATCTCATGTCAATTTTAGTTTTCTCTTCCAAAATGTAGCTTTGCTTGTGCTGGTGATCTCCAGCTTGTCTAATAGGCCTCTCTCATTAATTTGTTCCTTCATTCTGATTGTGGCTCAATAGTCGCTTGTGTGAAAGTCGGtgacgttttaaaaaaaaaaacccgctTGAAGTTCTAATCCGGGAACAGCTTGTTCCGCAGTTTGGAGCCGCTCGGCCGTCCTCGAACGCTCATAACTTATCTGATTTCCGTTTTAAAGCCAGACGCTTGTCACGAAAAACAATctcatatttagtttattttagctGAAAGTTCACCGATGTGAAATGACAAAGGCTTTAATATTAGCTAATGGCTCACCGAAGccagtgtgttctgtgttttgacaTCTAATACTCGGAGGATTGCTTTATTTTAGGGAACTAATTAAGCAGGATGTCTCCCACGCAAGCTGTAAACAAGAATTGAGTGACAGTTTGATACATTATAACACGCACTGAGCAAGAAGTGCACATTTCCTCATCCGTTTATCATTAAATAAGTTACACACTGGCTAAAGGGTCCATTTACAATGTTATAAGAGGAGAGGGGGTGTAATACCGTAACTGTAGATGTTATTCTGAATCCCAGATTTCAAATTAGCCTCCCACTGAACCACTTTGTCAAGATATGTATTGCCTTGCTATCTTTCCATCCTCTTCCGATTATCGTATGATTATTGAGGCTCTTACTGTAAATGTCCTGACTAGGCTGAAAGTGACATGGTTACGAATATTTACGTAGTCACTCatgtctgaatccataactcaAACGGATAACTACAGACATATCTGAGAAAAGtgcctttttgtttgtattcaggATTCAAGAGAACAGTTGGATCATATTCCTTCTCATCATGGCAGCCATCTTCTGGATCTATCGACTTGTCAAAGTCTTTTGCAATGTTCTTAGCTACTGGGAGATCAGGCAGTTCTACATCAAAGCCCTGAAGATCAGAATGGTAAGTGCCACACCTGGagacctttttattattattacattatcgCAATCTTGTGACAAATGTCTTGCGATGAAAGCCGTGTTGTCATGCGTCGTCTCTGTAGTATTCGTCAGCTGACGCTTGTGCTCCTTGCCGCCTTCTCCCAGGACGAACTATGCAACTTCACGTGGCAGGAAGTCCAGGACCGGCTCATCAGCCTGCAACGAGAGCAGCAAATGTGCATACACAAGAAGGAGCTGACTGAACTCGATATCTATCACCGCATCCTGCGATTCAAGAACTACATGGTGGCCATGATAAACAAATCGCTGCTGCcggtgcagctgcagctcccCCTGCTGGGCAACGTGGTGTTCCTCACCCAAGGCCTCAAGTACAACTTTGAGCTCATCCTCTTCTGGGGCCCCGGCTCTCTGTTTCAGAATAAGTGGAACCTGCACCCCAAGTACAAGCGGAACGGAAACCGCCTCGAGCTGGCGCAGCAGCTCAGTAGAGTCATCCTGCTGATGGGTTTGGCCAACTTGCTGCTGTGTCCCTTCATCCTGGTGTGGCAGGTGCTCTACGCCTTCTTCAGCTACACCGAAGTGATCCGCCGAGAGCCCGGAAGCCTGGGCGCGCGCCGCTGGTCCCTGTTTGGCCGCCTGTACCTGCGGCACTTCAATGAGCTGGACCACGAGCTGCACGGACGTTTAGGCCGCGGCTACAAACCCACGTCCAAATACATGAACTCCTTCACGTCGCCGGTGCTGACGGTGCTCGCTCAGAACTTTGCCTTCTTCTCGGGCTCGATTTTGGCCGTGCTCATTGCACTGACGGTGTACGACGAGGATGTTCTGACGGTGCAGCACATTCTGACCGCCATCACGGTGCTGGGAGTGGTCATCACTATCGCCAGGTGGgttttaactttctttttacatttcagcGTCGCTATCGGTCGCTTTTAAAAGGAAGCTGTCTGTGCTTTTTGTATTTATCTTGCTGTTTATATAATGTTAATAACAACTGTAGACTGACTTTCAATTCGTTCAATATTTCGATTCATTGTTTTGATCAAATCTGTCAATTTGGAGTAATTCATTCCTTTCActtaaatttttttatatatttttttatcgtGTTTATTCAATTTGGAGCAATTAATTCCtttctgttgtatttttttgttattttttgtttttcagaagcTTTTTACAAGTTGTGGAAGGAAGTAAATTGTAAAGGAAAGGGACATTTTAACGGGCTCCTTTTGCTTCCCAATCCGTAACAGATTTTCAGTCCAAAAACCTATCTACACTGCACAAAACTATCCTTGTTTAATCCTCATTTGTAGTCGTGCCGTTGAGAAACATACATATTTTGTACCTGTCCCGCACCAGGTCCTTCATCCCAGATGAGCATATGGTGTGGTGTCCAGAACAGCTGCTGCAGTGCATGCTGGCACACATTCACTACATGCCGGACCACTGGAGGGGAAATGCCAACAAGAGCGAGACCCGTGACGAGGTGGCGCAGCTGTTCCAGTACAAGGCGGTGAGCAACGGAGGCCCCTCTGCGGCTCGGATCACATTTTTTCACGGTCCAAACTAAAAGTTATGGTCGATTTACGTTTTTTAATGTGGCACCCGATCGCCGAAGAGACGTCGCGTCAGACTggatttgttattgttattgtcgcatttaaatatattcacaGTCAACTGCGTGCCAATAATATACATTGGCTCACGTgtgatctgtgtttttttttttcaaaatcagGTGTTCATTTTGGAGGAGTTGCTCAGCCCCATCGTCACGCCCTTCATTCTCATCTTCCACCTGAGGAATAAGTCTCTCGAAATCATTGACTTCTTCAGGAACTTCACTGTGGAAGTGGTGGGGGTCGGAGACATCTGCTCCTTTGCCCAGATGGACATCAGGCGCCACGGAAACCCGACGGTAAGATCCTACACAGGATTCAAAGCCAGTTCAGTAGAGTTTCTCAAACTGTAGATGTATGACTCCTGAGAGCAAAGTGAATATCCGATTCGATGTGAATtgatatatatacgtgtgtgaaTATTCCTGCAGTGGCTATCAGAGGGCCAGACGGAGGCCTCCGTATACCAACAAGCTGAAAACGGCAAGACGGAGTTGTCGCTTATGCATTTCACCATTAAGAACCCGCGCTGGCAGCCGCCTCAGGAGAGCTCCGTGTTCATCAGCCACCTGAAGGAAAAGGTGCAGCACGATGCGCAGGGTGGCCCCTCCACCCAGCTGCTGCTCTCCGAGGCTCCTCTTTGCACCTCACTGCATTCCAACCAGTCTGGCACTGGGGTAAGAATATATTTATCTGCGTAAACTATCCACAAGCAATTAGCCTTCTTTTCTATTTGCAACATAATCGTATTTACTtcgtggctgtgtgtgtgcgtgttgacctttttttgttttttgtttccagcCTGATAATCTGCTGGCCAGTGTCCTGGCACACCCCATCCTAACTGCATCTGGACTCCAAGGGCGAGACCATCGCTTCATCCCGCCGAGCACCGCAGCTTCCGCTGCCGCCAGTGTCCTGGCCTCGTTGTCCACCTCTCAGCTGCCGCACAGCAGCCGCGGCCGCTCCCAAAGCCTCCTGCACTCGTCTGTCCACCCGGAGAGCACCATGTACCGCAGCGACCGCACCGTCATCGACAGGTACTTCACACACGTTAGACTTCCCAGTCAGGAAAAGGGTGTTTGGTGAGATCGGTCAGTGAATGCAGATGCTCGCCACCGGCCTTGGTTcacgtgtttttctttttttccagtatGTCTACCAGCGACGCTCACATCCGGAGCAATACGCTGCACACAGAGTTTGCCTCAGCAGAGATGAGTCTCCATGCCATCTACATGCACGAGGTACTTTCCTAGAGTTGACGTGAATATATTtatcctccttttctctgttaCTATTCTTCAAAATGGAACTTTTGATCAGCGTTTCGGCTTGAATTCATGTCGgctgtttttattgtcaaaGAAAAAGATAGTTTTTCGAGGTGGTGTACCACTTGTGGCCGTTCTGCTGTACATTGACACCTGATTGTCTGTGCAGCTCCACCAGCAGACCTCCCACCCACAGAGAACTTCGGGTCAGTGGCAGAACTCGGTGCCAATGAGAGATCTGCACACAAATGCTGGTAAATGAAAACCCTGGAACTGTAGCTGAAAATCAAGTGACAAGTTAATGGCGGCGTGCGGctctttttattcagtttaGAACTTAATTGGTAAAACTTAATTACACAGGACTTTAGAATAAACTACAACCGCTTCTAGAAGCAAATATGTTTGCTTTAATGTTTGTCAAACTCACGTGATCTTAAATGGAAATGTGGTACATAAATCAACTCTCATTAATAACATAACTGCACATATTAGTCATTTCAAGTTCATTATTCCAACTCTAGTCAAATTAATGGAGACCAATGACTGAAAGAAAAATGCATCGTAAGAGGTAAGGTCTATTCAGGGATTTGTAGCACTAGTAATTTGGCTAAAACATACCAAATCcttaaattgtattatttatctttaatGAGGCATGGAGCAGTCTGTACATTTGCTGGAGAACTGGCCTTTTAAAAGACTTTGAAAGTCCTGCGTTTGCAATTAATCATAATATCACATGCGATTTAGattgaaatgtattaataaacgATACAACTCGACTACGGCTAAGGAATAATCTGACCTTGTATCAACACTCATCAGGTTTCCAGGCAAACAGTGGCCTTGGGTCCAGCATCTCCATGCCCACCCCTGTCCACCTTGGTGGCtggcaagaggaggaggaggaggaggaggaggagattgaTAATGGATCTACTCCAAAACAGTCTACGGGGAGTAGTTGTTGAAGTGCCTTATGTCGTAAGGTATACGCTCTCTCTTGAACTCGGCAGTATGACACATGTCTACGATTTATGCTTTGTGGTTCTGCTTCCCGTGTGTTGGTCGAACCTCACGAGGGATACGTCGCCATGACaatttctcctctctcttactttttttttttttttaaataatagagtttacattttttcttcttcttctatgaaCATTGTGGCCTTAGATGATCTTCATGGAGAATTTAGCAtggaccttttttaaaaaaaaaaaaacattattcagcGTTTTGTTTTGGAGGGGGGCCTCGTCGCATAACCACTGTCTCTGCACCTCCGCGCCTCATCCTGTCACACCAGGCAGACTATGGCATCAGGGAAACCATACGTCTTCCGTCCGATCCATGTCCACTTGGCATAAACGTGTACAGacaaactctgtgtgtgtgtgtgtgtgtgtgtgtgtgtgtgaagaaaaaaggagggcGAGAGGCTCATCTCGAGTCGGTGTGCGCACGCTTCACGTATTTGTGCATCGaaaagaaaggtgtgtgtgtgtgtgtgtgatctgctACAGAGAAGGTGACATGTATCGTAGCTGCCTGAACAGTTTTGATCACCTGGAAAAAGAATTATTCAatatttcaagtttttttttttaaacccctgGTGATTTtgtaaatacactttttttttgtgcatcttTTAGTTATCCTTTTTTTACTACCAGAGCTTATCCTTGAAAAGTATACCGAGTATTTGATTTGATAAAGAGCGGATTGTACGTGGAGCCAAACTACTATAATGTCATTAATCCAGATATACACATGCGTCAATGCTGCTGTCTGTGTTTAGTGGTCCTGAATACAGATTTTTACTCAGTATTAATGTTTTCCGGAGCTGATGTCATCAGGAAAACGGGACTAAAATCATGGGCCCCAAATTACACCTGGCGTCAAAAATCCCAATGCAGATATAAGATGTCTTTTTAAGTCTATTGAACACAAAGTCAGCTTTATGCCTTAACGCCCATTTAATAACATATACGTTTTAAATCCTATTTTCCGTATTACTACCTCAGTGGTGGTGAAGAAACACTATTACTCCAATCAATACCTCTGCAGTGTAAATCCtcttgtgtaaatatatatatatatatatatatatatatatatatatatatatacacacacacacacacacaacatgggGTTCTATGCAGTGTGCAGATGCATCTTTTTAACTGCATTTTGATTTTAATGGCATGTGTAAATGGGATCTGTTCCATCTCCTCTTGTTATTTCCTGCCCAGCAGATGTTTTTAAGTCGAGAACAAAACAGGGTGGTGTTGCTTTTTGGAAAATCTTTGTTtacattaatctttttttttttttaaacgctcacatgaaaaaaagaaggatcTTCATCATGATTGCTGATTTCAGAGTGTGCGCTGTTGTTTCTGCAGCTTTTTAGGTTTTAAGCTATTTAAAGCAGCAGTTCCTCTCAGTGTTGGCTTTATGCTTTTCAAAGTAAGAGCATGAGGAGGGGGGAAAACAAGCCTTTCCACAGCCTGCATCATGTGttagctttatttattacctgttgccccccccccccagatatTTAAGTGAtttatgtgtattatttatttggatttaaaacacattttgattgttttgttaaatgatttaatttcagactcacacagacacgccccacaaaaagaaaaagtttaaataaatgagaTATTAAGATGTAATGGATGCAAAGATAACATGGGTAGCTGCAGCATgatgaaaactaaaaaaaaaagaagtgatttACACATAAAATAAAGTGGGACTAAATCATCTCGTCGATTTtggtgtgcaaaaaaaaatgttttgcattcTTCATAgataacattaatattaatatatatatatatatatatatatatatgtcgaCCTTCACAACTGCAAGACTTCACAGGATACACACGTCTTTGCCCTCTCAATGTTTAGAAACTGTCTGTGGAAGGAATGCTAATTATGCTAACATGAACGCCGAATTTTGCACTGacgacattgtgtgtgtgtgtgtgtgtgtgtgtgtgtgtgtgtgtgtgtatgtgtacaatACTTGCATCAGATACATTTGAGTGCAGATCTCAAAAAGGGACTCTTGAGTCAACCTCCACCTGGAATGACCTCGTTGTTTGTATATAAAGCATCTGCACATATTTTATGGCCCACTTCAGACCCACCTGGAAATACTGTGGCCGATCACATAAGGTCCGTCTTACCTCTGGTCAGCAAAGGTTCGCCctatagagtgtgtgtgtgtgtgtgtgtgtgcatgagtgttgTGGCGGTGAGTTTATGTCGTAGAGACACTGGAGCTCAGCCTTGTGTGCACAGAGTTGATTTCTTTCGACCGTCTCCACATTCACACCTTTCGCTGTCatgtttttggtcattttttaatgatttttttttaatcggtgccttttttttttttagtattaaGGATTAGCGGTTGTTCTTTTTCCAGAAGCCATTTCATGTAAACCATTGGATTTACTTTCACATACTAtgtacaggttttttttttaaaaatgtttgcacGTAGTTGTGTATAGCATCATGTATGTAATGGAAGTCGTGGATGCGTGGCTTGTAAGATGAGTCGTCCGTTCACTGATCCAGAGTCAGTCCGACAGCACACTTCTTCTTGTCGCGGTGGTTTCGATTTGCACTGTCCTCAAGCATCCTAGAGAAGCAGGAGTGTGCCTTTTGTAATGAGCTGGCAGCATCGCAGCCAACCTTCTCATCCTACTATGGTTTCTTATCCACTCGGCACCAGTCTGACAATCACGGTGGCTGGTAACAAGGTGCTAAGTTTTCATCCCGAAGTGTCGAATAACTTTTAAAAGAtatgtgttttggtttgtttgttttggttttgtttccacacacacacgcgtctcgacgtctgttgttgttttgttttttttcttctgtaaacTAAAGAAACACTAGCTGAACAATTTAAACATGccaaaataacttgtttttcaGCACAGCTTTATAATACatgtggtgtttgtttttttgtgagtgagtgagtagaGAGGCAAatacatttaagtgtttttaatcATTACACGTGTGGTCGATTTATGCCGATGtttatgtgaaataaaaatatatttaaattttcatttcattcgtttttttttgtgtttttttttgtatttgcgTTGCTAGTTTGCGGtgtctgcattttttttgtgagaTTACAATGCGAACGCGCTTTCTTTTTCCAAGATATGTATCTGACATTATAATTTGCACTCATGCCTTTTTTTATCCTACGTTTGAAACTATCCGACTTTGGCGACTCCTAGTGGTCGTATCTGAGAAGGCAtttaggaaaacaaaacaatcagccACTGATGAAAATAGTTAACCAAAATAATGACGTACCTAATGTAAGACATCTAAAAGACTATAGCGGAGCAAACACTCTTGGTTTTTTCATGGTTTTTCTTGTCAATACTGTAAATGCTATCCACAGTGTAAATAAACACCACATGCGTCTATTTTGAGACACACACTATTTAGtctcatctcttttctttccccaccTCCCCTCAATATCCATCCGGTTGTTATCATCGTTCATTCTCGGGACGTAGACGCCATCTGCTGTTTATTTATCCGTCCTCGGTGTTCCTGACGTCTGTCTTCTGtgtaaatgttcttttaaaggTAACACGCGTGCAGTTTTTTTCCAGCTGCGAACACGATACAACCGTGACCTTATTCCCAAATGCCTAAGAGGTCAGGTGTTAAGGAGAGTATACATTGCAAGTGTTCTCCTCcccaagacattttttttttaaattaattttcttttttaaacgtgTTGCTTCACAACACGACCAGGTGCCACGTGCCcgtctgctgccctctgctgtctTGTGCTCAGGTGTTAGTCCCTAAAAATGACGTTTGGATCCTTGCCAAAAGGTTGTGGAAATACCGTCCAATGATATCACTCGCTGCTATCAACCCGATTGGTGCTTCGGGAAAGGCAGGAAGCCCAAAtatggaggagagaaagaaaaaaaaacaattggagGTAcgttaaaaatatattttgttttttgtttggggTTGACTGTGGGACAGAGAGGGTTCTCTGTGAATTAGTTTGAATACTTTTCAGGAGCATGGAAGCCAAAAGCCAGTAGCCGGTACAAGATGAAGCGGAGGCAAGTAGCAACAGTGGATTACTGTCTGCTAGAGTTTCGGGAAGTTTAAATCCGGGTGCCCGGcgacctgctgctgtcagtcattGGCACTGGGGGGAAAGCCC
This Cyclopterus lumpus isolate fCycLum1 chromosome 17, fCycLum1.pri, whole genome shotgun sequence DNA region includes the following protein-coding sequences:
- the atg9b gene encoding autophagy-related protein 9B, yielding MANFEAYQEYQRIEDFEEDSPPGEEDLLVHVPEGLKESWHHIKNLDNFFKRIYHFHQKNGFACMMLSEFFELIQLLFVVTFTTFLVNCVEYDVLFANRVVNHTGPGQNPLDRNKVSLPDAILPSQQCTQRIQENSWIIFLLIMAAIFWIYRLVKVFCNVLSYWEIRQFYIKALKIRMDELCNFTWQEVQDRLISLQREQQMCIHKKELTELDIYHRILRFKNYMVAMINKSLLPVQLQLPLLGNVVFLTQGLKYNFELILFWGPGSLFQNKWNLHPKYKRNGNRLELAQQLSRVILLMGLANLLLCPFILVWQVLYAFFSYTEVIRREPGSLGARRWSLFGRLYLRHFNELDHELHGRLGRGYKPTSKYMNSFTSPVLTVLAQNFAFFSGSILAVLIALTVYDEDVLTVQHILTAITVLGVVITIARSFIPDEHMVWCPEQLLQCMLAHIHYMPDHWRGNANKSETRDEVAQLFQYKAVFILEELLSPIVTPFILIFHLRNKSLEIIDFFRNFTVEVVGVGDICSFAQMDIRRHGNPTWLSEGQTEASVYQQAENGKTELSLMHFTIKNPRWQPPQESSVFISHLKEKVQHDAQGGPSTQLLLSEAPLCTSLHSNQSGTGPDNLLASVLAHPILTASGLQGRDHRFIPPSTAASAAASVLASLSTSQLPHSSRGRSQSLLHSSVHPESTMYRSDRTVIDSMSTSDAHIRSNTLHTEFASAEMSLHAIYMHELHQQTSHPQRTSGQWQNSVPMRDLHTNAGFQANSGLGSSISMPTPVHLGGWQEEEEEEEEEIDNGSTPKQSTGSSC